The following proteins are encoded in a genomic region of Chryseobacterium cucumeris:
- the mreC gene encoding rod shape-determining protein MreC, with the protein MGFLLRLFSKNTLFVFFIFLQIIALVLIFSRNAMQRSWIAGQTAAFNSWVSGYIDEGVSYLKLKQINEDLVVQNKALMTELYGKDGSKNPVFKRVHDTIGGGQIYTFVDGEIVFNSINRRNNYFTINRGRRDGVFPQMGVMAPRGIAGIVINSTDSYALVQSVLSVNKIRINAALKNSGYFGTLTWNGDNSRVMHLADIPKYVALKVGDTVVTDGKSAIFPKGVTIGTIAGYSVDNKTGFWDISVELSEKMGALNKVYVVKNLKKAEVQKIQDTMQAVIKKEND; encoded by the coding sequence ATGGGATTTTTGCTGAGATTATTTTCGAAGAATACTCTTTTCGTCTTCTTTATATTCCTGCAAATTATTGCTCTGGTTTTGATATTCTCAAGAAATGCCATGCAGAGATCCTGGATTGCGGGCCAGACGGCTGCGTTCAATTCCTGGGTGTCCGGATATATTGACGAAGGAGTTTCTTATCTGAAGCTAAAACAGATCAATGAAGATCTTGTGGTTCAGAATAAAGCCCTTATGACTGAGCTCTATGGAAAAGACGGGTCAAAGAATCCTGTTTTTAAAAGAGTTCATGATACCATTGGTGGAGGGCAGATCTATACTTTTGTTGATGGAGAGATTGTTTTCAACAGTATCAACAGAAGAAACAACTACTTTACAATCAACCGCGGACGCAGAGACGGTGTCTTTCCTCAAATGGGAGTAATGGCGCCGAGAGGTATTGCGGGAATTGTAATCAATTCTACAGATAGTTATGCATTGGTTCAATCCGTGTTAAGTGTTAACAAGATCAGAATTAATGCAGCACTTAAAAACTCAGGGTATTTTGGTACTTTAACATGGAATGGAGATAACTCAAGGGTAATGCACCTGGCAGATATTCCAAAATATGTGGCCCTGAAAGTAGGCGATACTGTTGTTACAGACGGTAAATCTGCTATTTTCCCTAAGGGAGTTACCATTGGTACCATTGCAGGATACTCTGTAGATAATAAAACCGGCTTCTGGGATATTTCCGTAGAGCTGAGTGAAAAAATGGGAGCGTTGAATAAAGTGTATGTAGTGAAGAATCTTAAGAAAGCAGAAGTGCAGAAGATTCAGGACACTATGCAGGCTGTAATAAAAAAGGAAAATGATTAG
- a CDS encoding rod shape-determining protein, with translation MSLFDMFTQEIAIDLGTANTLIIHNNKIVIDQPSIVAIERSSGKPIAVGEQAKHMQGKTHEDIKTIRPLKDGVIADFHASEHMIKEFIKKIPGIKGKFIQPALRIVICIPSGITEVEKRAVRDSAQKVNAKEVRLIYEPMAAAIGVGIDVQKPEGNMIIDIGGGTTEIAVVALGGIVCDKSVKIAGDVFTNDIAYYLRTHHNLYIGERTAERIKIEVGSAVEDLDVDIEDIPVQGRDLITGKPKEIMVGYKEIARALDKSIIRIEDAVMETLSLTPPELAADIYKTGIYLAGGGALLRGLADRIHKKTGLPVFVAEDPLRAVVRGTGIALKNMDKFNFLIK, from the coding sequence ATGAGTTTATTTGATATGTTTACGCAAGAAATTGCGATAGACCTTGGAACTGCTAATACCCTAATCATCCATAATAATAAAATTGTTATTGATCAACCTTCAATTGTTGCAATTGAACGTTCATCGGGTAAGCCGATTGCCGTCGGAGAGCAGGCCAAGCATATGCAGGGTAAAACTCACGAGGATATCAAAACCATCCGTCCTTTGAAAGATGGGGTTATTGCTGATTTCCACGCTTCTGAGCACATGATCAAGGAATTCATCAAGAAAATTCCTGGAATCAAAGGTAAATTCATTCAACCGGCATTACGAATTGTAATCTGTATCCCTTCTGGTATTACTGAAGTTGAAAAAAGAGCGGTAAGAGACTCTGCTCAGAAAGTAAATGCAAAAGAAGTAAGATTGATCTACGAACCAATGGCTGCTGCAATTGGAGTTGGGATCGACGTACAGAAACCTGAAGGTAACATGATTATCGATATAGGTGGTGGTACTACGGAAATTGCGGTTGTTGCTTTAGGAGGTATCGTATGTGATAAGTCTGTGAAGATTGCAGGAGACGTATTTACCAATGATATTGCTTATTACTTAAGAACTCACCATAACCTTTATATCGGGGAAAGAACAGCTGAAAGAATCAAAATTGAAGTAGGTTCTGCAGTAGAAGATCTTGATGTAGACATCGAAGATATCCCGGTACAGGGTAGAGACCTTATTACAGGTAAGCCTAAAGAAATTATGGTTGGATACAAAGAGATTGCACGTGCATTAGACAAATCGATCATCAGAATCGAGGATGCTGTAATGGAAACATTATCTCTTACCCCACCGGAATTAGCTGCAGATATTTATAAAACAGGTATTTATCTAGCTGGAGGAGGAGCGTTATTAAGAGGTCTTGCTGACAGAATTCACAAAAAAACCGGTCTTCCGGTATTTGTTGCTGAAGATCCGTTGAGAGCTGTAGTTCGCGGAACAGGTATTGCCCTTAAGAATATGGATAAGTTCAATTTCTTAATTAAATAA
- the hemA gene encoding glutamyl-tRNA reductase, producing MLQYSNIHRTSNFAVLSISYEKADVETRGKFAFFDENIKNFVSRVHQEDLGDAFVVSTCNRTEIYTTSPNYLLVAEEYCKTIGVQLTDFLQFANILTKEEALIHLFRVAAGLESQIIGDFEIIGQIKKAYSRFKKERQNSNPYLERAINAAIQISKRIKNETGISNGAASVSYAAVHYILNNQKRITEKNILLLGVGEIGQNTVENLVKHVYQPKIKIANRTQEKAEKISQKYNIPHVDYSDFDQELKNTDILIVATGAKHPIVNRSHFPNGKETLIIDLSIPHNVEKNVTENKNVTLIDVDELSKQIQETIQQREREIPKAEKIIKELMKDFIEWEKKRKLAPNIHHFKAVLKNMERNEMHNFYKKNKYINITDMELSDKMIQKITNRFAKYIIDNPLKAEEISKLMHEILVEQPNNEFNEKH from the coding sequence ATGTTACAGTATTCCAACATTCATCGAACGTCAAATTTTGCCGTGCTTTCAATAAGCTACGAGAAAGCCGACGTAGAAACGAGAGGAAAGTTTGCATTCTTTGATGAGAACATCAAAAACTTTGTTTCCAGAGTCCATCAGGAAGATCTGGGTGATGCATTTGTGGTTTCCACTTGTAACAGGACCGAGATTTATACCACTTCTCCCAATTATCTTTTAGTAGCGGAAGAGTATTGCAAAACGATTGGAGTACAACTTACCGATTTTCTTCAGTTTGCAAATATTCTTACCAAAGAAGAAGCTCTGATTCATCTTTTCAGAGTAGCGGCAGGCCTTGAAAGCCAGATTATCGGAGACTTTGAAATTATCGGGCAGATAAAAAAAGCATATAGCCGTTTCAAAAAAGAAAGACAAAATTCGAATCCTTATCTGGAAAGAGCCATCAATGCTGCGATTCAGATTTCGAAAAGAATAAAAAATGAAACCGGCATTTCGAATGGTGCTGCTTCGGTTTCTTATGCGGCCGTTCATTATATTTTAAACAACCAGAAAAGGATTACTGAAAAAAACATCCTTCTTTTGGGGGTAGGTGAAATAGGACAGAATACCGTTGAAAACCTGGTAAAGCATGTCTACCAGCCGAAAATTAAAATTGCCAACAGAACTCAGGAGAAAGCCGAAAAAATTTCCCAGAAATATAATATTCCTCACGTTGATTATTCTGATTTTGACCAGGAATTAAAAAATACAGATATTCTTATTGTGGCAACAGGAGCCAAGCATCCTATTGTCAACCGGTCTCATTTCCCTAATGGAAAAGAAACACTGATCATTGACCTTTCCATTCCTCATAACGTTGAAAAGAATGTTACTGAAAATAAAAACGTAACTCTGATTGATGTGGATGAGCTTTCAAAACAGATTCAGGAAACGATTCAACAGCGCGAAAGAGAAATCCCGAAAGCTGAAAAAATCATTAAGGAACTGATGAAAGACTTTATTGAATGGGAGAAAAAGAGAAAACTTGCCCCTAATATTCATCATTTCAAAGCCGTTCTAAAGAACATGGAGCGTAATGAAATGCATAATTTCTACAAAAAAAATAAATACATAAACATCACGGACATGGAACTTTCTGATAAAATGATCCAGAAAATCACCAACCGTTTTGCAAAATATATCATCGATAATCCTTTAAAAGCCGAAGAAATTAGTAAATTAATGCACGAAATATTAGTTGAACAACCAAACAACGAATTCAATGAAAAGCATTAG
- the hemC gene encoding hydroxymethylbilane synthase, with protein sequence MKSIRIGTRNSALALWQAREVARHLQNNNYLTEIVPIVSSGDKNLNQPLYSLGITGVFTRDLDIALLNDEIDIAVHSLKDVPTQLPQNIEMIAYLERDYPQDILIRKESARNKEFHELKLATSSLRRRAFWLRNYPTAEFSDIRGNIQTRLQKLEEGDFDATILSLAGIKRMKMEIDYEMLPLMISAPSQGVISVAGHTDKPEINEIVRQINHQQTQICVEIERNFLSTLEGGCTAPIGAFAEIIDDQIRFKAALCSLDGKNCIAVDENFVYTPNENFGEKFAKVVLENGGKELMAEIKSQI encoded by the coding sequence ATGAAAAGCATTAGAATCGGAACGAGAAATTCCGCACTTGCACTTTGGCAGGCTAGAGAGGTTGCGAGGCACCTTCAGAACAACAATTATTTAACGGAAATTGTTCCTATCGTTTCTTCTGGCGATAAGAACCTTAATCAGCCGCTTTATTCTTTAGGAATTACCGGGGTTTTCACAAGAGATCTTGATATTGCCCTATTGAATGATGAAATTGATATTGCCGTACATTCTTTAAAAGATGTTCCCACTCAATTGCCTCAAAATATTGAGATGATCGCTTATCTGGAAAGAGATTATCCACAGGATATTCTGATCAGAAAAGAATCTGCAAGGAATAAAGAATTCCATGAGCTTAAACTTGCCACCAGCAGTTTGAGAAGAAGAGCTTTCTGGCTGAGAAATTATCCTACCGCTGAGTTTTCGGATATCAGGGGAAATATTCAAACCAGACTTCAAAAACTGGAAGAAGGAGATTTCGATGCTACGATCTTATCTTTGGCAGGCATCAAAAGAATGAAAATGGAAATTGATTATGAAATGCTTCCATTAATGATCTCTGCCCCATCACAAGGCGTAATCTCTGTAGCCGGACATACTGACAAGCCGGAGATCAATGAAATTGTGCGCCAGATCAATCACCAACAGACTCAGATCTGTGTGGAAATTGAAAGAAACTTCCTGAGCACTTTAGAAGGAGGCTGTACTGCACCTATCGGAGCATTTGCAGAAATTATCGACGACCAGATCCGCTTCAAAGCAGCACTTTGCTCTCTGGACGGTAAAAACTGTATTGCTGTAGATGAAAACTTTGTCTATACTCCAAATGAGAATTTTGGAGAAAAGTTTGCAAAAGTTGTTCTTGAGAACGGAGGAAAAGAATTAATGGCAGAAATCAAAAGCCAGATCTGA
- a CDS encoding uroporphyrinogen-III synthase: MKILFTKNIDPSIISKELGEDILVDCVEVIKTSPIMINPFDLKNYSLIFTSVNGVASFFKNRFKPNEDFTAKNYNKIYCVGEKTKRELRKHGFGTFKVLKNAETLSRFIIGKCQHEQFLHFCGNLAINVLDKDLPLQNIKYKKVTIYNTEETHPVITEKYHAAVFFSPSGVRSFARRNSLEGMKLFSIGETTSGELRNYTQEEIFTSEENTLTSIFALIRKEIGSRI; this comes from the coding sequence ATGAAAATCTTATTTACCAAAAATATAGACCCATCTATTATATCCAAAGAATTAGGAGAGGATATTTTGGTTGACTGTGTTGAGGTAATTAAGACCAGCCCTATTATGATCAATCCTTTTGATCTGAAAAACTACTCTCTGATTTTTACCAGCGTCAATGGAGTGGCTTCTTTTTTTAAAAACAGATTCAAACCCAATGAAGATTTTACCGCAAAAAACTATAACAAAATCTATTGTGTAGGTGAAAAGACCAAAAGAGAGCTGAGGAAACATGGTTTTGGAACATTTAAGGTACTGAAAAATGCTGAAACTCTTTCGCGATTCATTATCGGAAAATGCCAGCACGAGCAGTTCCTGCACTTCTGTGGCAATCTTGCCATCAATGTTCTGGACAAAGACCTTCCGTTACAAAACATTAAGTACAAAAAAGTTACCATTTATAATACTGAGGAAACTCATCCTGTAATAACTGAAAAATATCATGCTGCAGTATTTTTTAGTCCGAGCGGAGTTCGTAGTTTTGCAAGGCGAAATTCTCTGGAAGGCATGAAGCTTTTTTCCATTGGCGAAACCACTTCCGGTGAGCTGAGAAATTATACGCAGGAAGAAATTTTTACTTCAGAAGAAAATACTCTGACATCAATATTTGCATTGATCAGAAAAGAAATCGGAAGTAGGATTTAG
- the hemE gene encoding uroporphyrinogen decarboxylase: protein MIKNDLYLKALRGETVERPPVWMMRQAGRYLPEFIALRDQYDFFTRCQTPELAAEITLQPIRRFPLDAAILFSDILVVPQAMGIDFKMKESVGPWLDTPIRTMEQVQNIETPDVNDTLGYVFDAIELTLQKLDNEIPLIGFAGSPWTILCYCVEGKGSKAFDIAKSFCFQQPEAAHLLLQKITDTTIAYLKRKVEKGVSAVQVFDSWGGMLSPTDYQEFSWQYINQIVEALSPLTHVVVFGKGCWFALEDMTMSKASALGVDWTIKPEFARTLTNHTMTLQGNFDPARLHSTPETIKKMVNEMINRFGKDRYIANLGHGILPNVPVENAEAFIRAVVDWKPNV, encoded by the coding sequence ATGATAAAAAACGACCTATATTTAAAAGCACTTCGCGGAGAAACCGTTGAAAGACCTCCTGTCTGGATGATGAGGCAGGCTGGAAGATATCTGCCGGAATTCATTGCTTTAAGAGATCAGTATGATTTCTTTACAAGATGTCAGACTCCTGAACTTGCCGCCGAGATCACCCTGCAGCCTATCCGCAGATTTCCTCTGGATGCCGCGATTCTGTTTTCTGATATCCTGGTAGTTCCGCAGGCAATGGGAATTGATTTCAAAATGAAAGAATCTGTTGGCCCTTGGCTGGATACTCCCATCAGAACGATGGAACAGGTTCAGAATATTGAAACTCCGGATGTGAATGACACTTTAGGTTACGTTTTTGATGCTATTGAACTTACCTTACAGAAGCTGGATAACGAAATCCCATTGATCGGTTTTGCCGGTTCTCCATGGACTATTCTTTGCTACTGTGTGGAAGGAAAAGGAAGCAAAGCATTTGACATTGCAAAATCTTTCTGTTTCCAACAGCCTGAAGCAGCACATTTATTATTACAAAAAATTACCGATACTACGATTGCTTATTTAAAGAGAAAAGTAGAAAAAGGAGTTTCTGCAGTACAGGTTTTTGATTCATGGGGAGGAATGCTTTCTCCTACGGATTATCAGGAGTTCTCATGGCAGTATATCAATCAGATTGTTGAAGCATTAAGCCCGCTTACTCACGTTGTCGTATTTGGGAAAGGATGCTGGTTCGCACTGGAAGACATGACAATGTCTAAAGCGTCTGCTCTTGGCGTAGACTGGACTATTAAGCCGGAATTCGCAAGAACACTGACCAACCATACGATGACACTACAGGGGAATTTTGATCCTGCAAGACTTCACTCAACACCTGAAACGATTAAGAAGATGGTGAATGAAATGATCAACCGTTTCGGAAAAGACAGATATATCGCCAATTTAGGGCACGGAATTCTCCCTAATGTGCCTGTAGAAAATGCTGAAGCATTCATCAGAGCGGTAGTAGACTGGAAACCGAATGTATAA
- a CDS encoding T9SS-dependent choice-of-anchor J family protein, translated as MKKFFILLLSICGLCDAQVFSENFNGNALPAGWMVENPDNSFNWNVGVQNGFAGFPDGAAFFDDDDAGPSVVNTNARLISPVINLAGVVNPKLSFNYANMIDNLDSTLKVEVFNGTSWIQVFTFSGDAGIWDLDFNTFTFVVTSYDTAANIDLTPYANAAFKLRFVYDDAGDYSYGVVIDNVKITSGLLATSEVSYADHIDVYPNPVKGDFYIKQSSQSKFEKISVIDQSGKLVKTFNKASDSYDLSDLPKGVYIIMISNPDGKVVKKKVMKE; from the coding sequence ATGAAAAAATTCTTTATTCTATTATTGTCGATTTGTGGTCTGTGTGATGCACAAGTTTTTTCTGAAAATTTCAACGGAAATGCTTTGCCGGCCGGGTGGATGGTAGAGAATCCGGATAATTCATTTAACTGGAATGTGGGTGTCCAGAATGGTTTCGCTGGCTTTCCCGATGGAGCAGCTTTTTTTGATGATGATGATGCAGGACCATCCGTAGTTAATACGAATGCCAGACTGATTTCTCCTGTAATTAACCTGGCCGGAGTAGTAAATCCAAAGCTCTCGTTTAATTATGCTAATATGATTGATAATCTTGATTCTACTTTAAAAGTTGAAGTTTTCAATGGAACTTCCTGGATTCAGGTTTTTACTTTTTCAGGTGACGCAGGAATATGGGACCTTGATTTTAATACTTTTACATTTGTAGTAACCAGTTATGATACTGCCGCCAATATAGATCTGACACCTTATGCTAACGCAGCTTTTAAATTAAGATTTGTTTATGATGATGCCGGAGATTATTCTTATGGTGTTGTAATAGATAATGTAAAGATTACAAGTGGCCTTCTGGCAACGTCAGAAGTTTCGTATGCAGATCATATAGATGTATATCCGAATCCGGTTAAGGGGGATTTTTATATTAAACAAAGCTCTCAGAGCAAGTTTGAAAAGATTTCTGTAATTGACCAGTCAGGAAAACTTGTGAAAACATTTAATAAAGCATCTGATTCCTATGACTTATCAGATCTGCCAAAAGGAGTCTATATTATAATGATCAGTAATCCTGATGGAAAAGTTGTTAAAAAGAAAGTGATGAAGGAATAA
- a CDS encoding GNAT family acetyltransferase, which translates to MKKLNKEKMKSIMAGGEICLECAIGYYQVIIEGRCYCISID; encoded by the coding sequence ATGAAAAAATTAAACAAAGAAAAGATGAAAAGCATTATGGCAGGAGGAGAAATCTGTCTGGAATGTGCTATCGGCTATTATCAGGTCATTATTGAAGGCCGGTGCTATTGTATTTCAATAGATTAA
- a CDS encoding cysteine desulfurase, producing the protein MFDIQEIRSQFSILDREVNGKPLVYLDNAATSQKPNSVLEVCHAYYTELNANVHRGIHTLSQLATEEMELSRRKIQKFINAEHDFEVIFTKGTTEGLNLIAYILTQKLQKDDEIIISYLEHHSNIVPWQMLCERTGAKLRVIPIDENGILQMDYFDQFLSEKTKVVSVNQVSNALGIVNPIEEIIAKTRKNTDAYVVIDGAQSAPHFNIDVQKMDCDFFVFSGHKMYAPMGTGILYGKQEILEALPPFHGGGEMIATCSFDGTTYAGLPFKYEAGTPNVGGNIALGAAVDFMNRVGHTHIQNHENALLEYAQRQLLEIDGIRIYGEKAKRTGVVSFNLEGVGIASDVGMILDKMGIAVRTGHHCTQPIMNFFNIAGTVRASFAVYNTFEEIDALVEGVKKAQRMLS; encoded by the coding sequence ATGTTTGACATTCAGGAAATAAGAAGCCAGTTTTCTATATTGGACAGAGAAGTGAACGGTAAGCCTTTGGTTTATCTGGATAATGCAGCTACATCCCAAAAACCAAATTCAGTTTTGGAAGTCTGTCACGCATATTATACAGAACTTAATGCTAATGTTCACAGAGGGATTCATACGTTGAGCCAGCTGGCAACAGAAGAAATGGAGCTTTCAAGAAGAAAGATTCAGAAATTCATTAATGCTGAACATGACTTTGAGGTGATTTTTACCAAGGGAACAACAGAAGGGTTGAACCTCATCGCTTATATTTTAACACAGAAACTGCAGAAAGATGATGAAATCATTATTTCATATCTGGAGCACCATTCCAATATTGTTCCATGGCAGATGCTGTGTGAAAGAACCGGAGCGAAACTACGCGTGATTCCTATTGATGAGAACGGAATCCTTCAGATGGATTATTTTGATCAGTTTTTGAGTGAAAAAACGAAGGTTGTTTCTGTAAACCAAGTTTCCAATGCATTAGGTATTGTGAATCCGATTGAAGAGATTATTGCCAAAACAAGAAAGAATACAGATGCTTATGTTGTGATAGACGGAGCTCAGTCTGCTCCGCATTTCAATATTGACGTACAGAAGATGGATTGTGATTTCTTTGTGTTCTCAGGTCATAAAATGTATGCTCCGATGGGAACAGGTATTTTATATGGAAAACAAGAAATATTAGAAGCTTTACCACCTTTTCACGGAGGAGGAGAGATGATTGCAACATGTTCTTTCGATGGTACCACTTATGCAGGTCTTCCATTCAAATATGAAGCAGGAACGCCGAATGTAGGTGGAAATATTGCTTTAGGTGCTGCTGTTGATTTCATGAATAGAGTAGGTCATACCCATATTCAGAATCATGAAAATGCTTTATTGGAATATGCGCAAAGACAGCTTTTGGAAATAGATGGTATTAGAATCTATGGTGAAAAAGCGAAGAGAACCGGGGTTGTTTCTTTTAATCTGGAAGGAGTAGGAATTGCCTCTGATGTAGGAATGATTCTTGATAAAATGGGAATCGCTGTAAGAACAGGACACCACTGTACGCAGCCTATTATGAACTTCTTTAATATTGCCGGAACAGTGAGGGCAAGTTTTGCTGTTTATAATACTTTCGAAGAAATTGATGCTCTGGTGGAAGGTGTTAAAAAAGCACAGAGAATGTTGAGCTAA
- a CDS encoding 50S ribosomal protein L25/general stress protein Ctc — protein MKSITIQGTKRESVGKKSTKALRDAELVPCVVYGGEAPLNFSAEERAFKGLVYTPEAHTVSIEVDGKTIPAVLQDIQFHPITDKILHVDFYQLSDDKPVIMEVPVRITGRSKGVVAGGVLRQSFRKLKVKAIPANLPDEVVVDVTPLRIGNKLYIGGIKTEGYSFMHPDNAVVVAVKMSRNAMKGGAAMQDDDEDEEVATEEGAAPEAAAETAAE, from the coding sequence ATGAAATCTATTACAATTCAAGGTACAAAAAGAGAAAGCGTGGGCAAAAAGTCTACAAAAGCTTTACGTGATGCTGAATTAGTTCCTTGTGTTGTTTATGGAGGTGAAGCACCTTTGAACTTCTCTGCTGAAGAGAGAGCTTTCAAAGGATTAGTATACACTCCTGAAGCACACACGGTATCTATTGAGGTTGACGGAAAAACAATTCCAGCTGTTCTTCAGGATATTCAGTTCCACCCAATTACTGACAAAATTCTTCACGTTGACTTCTATCAGTTATCTGACGATAAGCCAGTGATCATGGAAGTTCCGGTAAGAATTACAGGACGTTCAAAAGGTGTTGTAGCTGGTGGTGTTTTACGTCAGTCTTTCAGAAAACTAAAAGTAAAAGCTATCCCTGCTAACCTACCTGACGAAGTAGTAGTTGATGTTACTCCATTAAGAATTGGTAACAAACTTTACATCGGTGGTATCAAAACAGAAGGATATTCTTTCATGCACCCTGACAATGCAGTAGTAGTTGCTGTTAAGATGTCTAGAAATGCAATGAAAGGAGGTGCAGCAATGCAGGATGATGATGAGGATGAAGAAGTTGCAACTGAAGAAGGTGCAGCTCCTGAAGCAGCAGCTGAAACTGCAGCAGAATAA
- a CDS encoding ribose-phosphate pyrophosphokinase: MADQLSYLFCTRTSRDLAEKIAQNYGKELGKINFQEFSDGEFEPVLDESVRGGRVFLIGSTFPPADNLLELLLMIDAAKRASAKSITVVIPYFGLARQDRKDKPRAPIGAKLVANLLTAAGATRIMTMDLHADQIQGFFEIPVDHLYASTIFVDHIRSLNLDNLTIASPDMGGAKRAKNYAGHLGAEVVIAYKERKKANVVEEMFLIGDVTGKNVILIDDMIDTAGTLCKAAGILIEKGAKTVRAMATHGVLSGKAYENIENSKLLEVIVTDSIPVKNNLSSKIKVLSCAPLFADVMTMVHEHKSISSKFVI, from the coding sequence ATGGCCGATCAGTTAAGTTATCTATTTTGTACAAGAACCAGCAGGGACTTGGCAGAGAAAATTGCCCAGAATTATGGGAAAGAATTAGGAAAAATCAACTTTCAGGAGTTCAGTGATGGGGAATTTGAGCCTGTTTTGGACGAATCTGTAAGAGGAGGAAGAGTTTTCCTGATTGGATCTACATTCCCTCCTGCAGACAATCTTTTGGAACTTCTTCTAATGATTGATGCAGCAAAAAGAGCTTCTGCAAAGAGCATCACCGTAGTAATTCCTTACTTTGGTCTTGCCAGACAGGACAGAAAAGACAAACCAAGAGCGCCGATCGGTGCAAAATTAGTTGCCAACCTTCTTACTGCAGCAGGAGCAACAAGAATCATGACAATGGACCTTCATGCAGATCAAATCCAGGGATTCTTCGAAATTCCGGTAGATCACCTGTATGCCTCTACTATTTTCGTAGACCACATCAGGTCTTTGAATCTTGATAATCTTACCATTGCTTCTCCGGATATGGGAGGTGCGAAAAGAGCGAAAAACTATGCCGGTCACCTGGGTGCTGAAGTAGTAATTGCTTATAAGGAAAGAAAAAAAGCAAACGTTGTAGAAGAAATGTTCCTTATTGGTGATGTTACAGGTAAAAACGTAATCCTTATTGATGATATGATTGATACTGCAGGTACACTTTGCAAAGCTGCAGGTATCTTGATTGAAAAAGGAGCAAAAACAGTAAGAGCTATGGCTACCCACGGAGTGCTTTCTGGTAAGGCTTACGAGAATATTGAGAACTCAAAATTGCTGGAAGTTATTGTAACTGACTCAATTCCTGTTAAAAATAATTTGTCATCTAAAATAAAAGTGCTATCTTGCGCCCCGTTATTTGCAGACGTTATGACAATGGTTCATGAACATAAATCAATTAGTAGTAAATTTGTTATTTAA